One region of Mycolicibacterium lutetiense genomic DNA includes:
- a CDS encoding transposase: MSGRRRSFTPEYRVEAAHRVIDSNRPVAEVALELNLHENLLHKWVSQERRRMAAAEGGGVADPGDGQSLSPDERAELVRLRVKVTEQAKDIAFLEKASAYFAGKHLK; encoded by the coding sequence ATGTCTGGTCGTCGGCGTTCGTTTACCCCGGAGTACCGGGTGGAGGCCGCGCATCGGGTGATCGATTCGAATCGGCCGGTGGCTGAGGTTGCCCTGGAGCTGAATCTGCATGAGAACCTGCTGCATAAGTGGGTGAGCCAGGAGCGGCGACGGATGGCCGCCGCCGAAGGCGGCGGGGTTGCCGATCCTGGTGATGGGCAATCGCTTTCACCGGATGAACGTGCTGAGTTGGTACGGCTGCGGGTGAAGGTCACCGAGCAGGCAAAGGACATCGCGTTCCTGGAAAAAGCCTCGGCGTACTTTGCGGGCAAGCATCTAAAGTGA
- a CDS encoding Lrp/AsnC family transcriptional regulator, whose product MPPSAELASARTLLSDPGYTDLDEVDRQLIELLQADGRIPYAELGRRADITEKTARRRVSRLLSEGYMTVAAVTDPAVLGFNALGVALLTIDGSRTPLELAAAIAELPEADYVTATTGPYGVVAELVCTDARELHDVAFGRIATLPGVRSVELLPYLRLHYQQARLSGELLDGAVRPRPLDDVDRAILARLAVDGRAAFRDFASALGLSETTIRSRYSRMVDTGAARVMCIAHPLRLGYRHSSWVAIRTDGRAGAQRVAEALTRLEPVSYVALTAGRWDVLAEVVTACDEHLLTVLDDNIRGLEGVTAMQAWPYIAVYYKAIHPREISPEPSC is encoded by the coding sequence ATGCCACCGTCAGCGGAGCTTGCGAGCGCCCGCACGCTGCTGTCCGATCCGGGCTACACCGACCTCGACGAGGTCGACCGCCAGTTGATCGAACTACTTCAGGCCGACGGCCGCATTCCCTACGCCGAGCTGGGTCGCCGGGCAGACATCACCGAAAAGACTGCGCGGCGCCGTGTTTCGCGATTGTTGAGCGAGGGGTACATGACGGTCGCCGCCGTCACCGATCCGGCCGTCCTCGGTTTCAACGCGCTGGGCGTGGCACTGCTGACCATCGACGGATCGCGCACCCCGCTCGAGCTCGCCGCCGCGATCGCCGAGTTGCCCGAAGCGGATTACGTGACAGCCACGACGGGACCGTACGGGGTGGTGGCGGAGTTGGTCTGCACCGACGCCCGGGAACTTCATGATGTGGCCTTCGGCCGTATCGCCACACTGCCGGGGGTGCGCTCGGTGGAACTGCTCCCCTACCTGCGGCTGCACTATCAGCAGGCCCGGCTGTCCGGTGAGCTCCTTGACGGCGCGGTGCGGCCGCGTCCGCTCGATGACGTCGACCGGGCGATCCTCGCCCGGCTCGCCGTCGACGGCCGGGCCGCTTTCCGCGACTTCGCTTCCGCACTGGGCTTGTCCGAGACCACCATCCGTTCGCGCTACAGCCGGATGGTGGACACGGGCGCGGCCCGGGTGATGTGCATCGCCCACCCGCTGCGCCTCGGTTACCGCCACAGCAGCTGGGTGGCGATCCGCACCGACGGCCGGGCCGGCGCCCAGCGGGTCGCCGAGGCCCTGACCCGCCTGGAGCCGGTGTCGTATGTGGCGCTGACCGCGGGTCGGTGGGATGTCCTGGCCGAGGTGGTGACCGCCTGTGACGAGCATCTGCTCACCGTGCTCGATGACAACATCCGCGGCCTCGAAGGGGTCACTGCGATGCAGGCCTGGCCTTATATCGCGGTGTACTACAAGGCAATTCACCCCAGGGAAATCAGCCCGGAACCTTCTTGTTGA
- a CDS encoding LppU/SCO3897 family protein produces the protein MVAQTLAAAGSAAESAGYAIGTVIGTLLIPGLGLLLLILGLVRRSSSGAKPSGQPVYPPGYPQPGYPQGYPQQGYPQPGYPQGYPQQGYPQQPGYPQAYGAPPRKSGTAMIVIGAVLLVLGLLGLAGRMASLASESNSSSASSSSSAPSTSSASGSSKSGASGDLAVGECITSDQYASAGMDLTPAGCGNPEAIYELASKGGGSATCPDGKRADSDYSVLMDKTRTYCFILDIEEGECFNIEDKLITPVECSDPNAVIKIVKRVDGSTDPAVCDSLSRAVAFPEPARLYCAGKPS, from the coding sequence ATGGTCGCTCAGACACTGGCCGCCGCCGGAAGCGCCGCAGAATCCGCGGGCTACGCCATTGGCACGGTCATTGGCACGCTGCTCATTCCCGGGTTGGGGCTGCTGCTGCTCATCCTCGGCCTGGTTCGGCGTTCGTCGTCTGGGGCAAAGCCGAGCGGCCAGCCGGTGTACCCGCCGGGCTACCCACAACCCGGGTATCCCCAGGGTTATCCGCAACAGGGCTACCCGCAGCCGGGGTATCCGCAGGGTTATCCACAGCAGGGTTACCCGCAGCAGCCCGGCTACCCGCAGGCCTACGGCGCACCACCCAGGAAGTCGGGCACGGCGATGATCGTGATCGGTGCGGTTCTGCTGGTGCTCGGCCTGTTGGGATTGGCGGGGCGGATGGCGTCACTCGCGTCGGAGTCGAATTCCAGTTCCGCGTCGAGTTCGAGCTCGGCGCCGAGCACGAGCTCAGCTTCCGGGTCCTCGAAGTCCGGGGCATCTGGTGACTTGGCGGTGGGGGAGTGCATCACCAGCGATCAGTACGCCTCGGCGGGCATGGACCTCACCCCGGCCGGCTGCGGCAACCCGGAGGCCATTTACGAGTTGGCGTCCAAAGGTGGCGGATCCGCGACATGTCCGGACGGCAAACGGGCCGACTCTGACTACTCCGTGCTCATGGACAAGACCCGCACCTACTGCTTCATCCTCGACATCGAGGAAGGCGAGTGCTTCAACATCGAAGACAAGCTGATCACCCCGGTGGAATGCTCCGACCCGAACGCTGTCATCAAGATCGTCAAGCGGGTTGACGGTTCAACCGACCCCGCCGTGTGTGATTCCCTCTCACGCGCGGTGGCCTTCCCCGAGCCGGCGCGGCTCTACTGCGCGGGGAAGCCGTCGTAG
- a CDS encoding class I SAM-dependent methyltransferase has product MTITQRRGFNDAITRFWSFAAPAYDQGCLQRWVYRPAQDEVIAQLQQRGARQIADIACGTGILADRIQRELRPDEVYGLDMSDGMLAQAGKRSDQVRWKSAPAEELPFEDGFLDAVVTTSAFHFFDQPAALAEFYRVLAPGGMVAVTTMSPRRTFLPLHALSADLGAPAHSPTEKEMRALFEAAGFTVAEQHRVRRPVWTPISDVITVGVKP; this is encoded by the coding sequence GTGACCATCACACAGCGCCGCGGATTCAACGACGCCATCACGCGCTTCTGGAGTTTCGCCGCACCGGCCTACGACCAGGGCTGCCTCCAGCGGTGGGTGTACCGGCCCGCCCAGGACGAGGTGATTGCCCAACTGCAGCAGCGCGGTGCCCGTCAGATCGCCGATATCGCCTGCGGTACCGGCATCCTGGCCGACCGCATCCAACGCGAACTGCGCCCTGACGAGGTTTACGGCCTGGACATGTCCGACGGCATGCTCGCCCAGGCCGGTAAGCGGTCCGATCAGGTGCGGTGGAAGTCAGCCCCGGCCGAGGAACTGCCCTTCGAGGACGGCTTCCTCGACGCGGTGGTGACGACCTCGGCGTTTCATTTCTTCGACCAGCCCGCCGCGCTTGCGGAGTTCTACCGGGTGCTGGCGCCGGGCGGCATGGTGGCGGTGACGACGATGAGCCCTCGTCGTACCTTCCTGCCGCTGCACGCACTGTCGGCCGACCTGGGGGCACCCGCGCACAGCCCCACCGAGAAGGAGATGCGCGCGCTGTTCGAGGCGGCCGGATTCACTGTCGCCGAACAGCATCGGGTACGCCGGCCGGTGTGGACGCCGATCTCCGACGTCATCACCGTGGGAGTGAAGCCGTGA
- a CDS encoding DUF3263 domain-containing protein: protein MDGAMARTEQSGDDSDLGDGLTRREHDILGFERQWWKYAGSKEDAIKELFSMSATRYYQVLNALVDRPEALAADPMLVKRLRRLRASRQKARAARRLGFDITT, encoded by the coding sequence ATGGACGGCGCCATGGCGCGGACTGAGCAATCCGGGGACGACTCTGACCTGGGTGACGGGCTCACCCGGCGCGAGCACGATATTTTGGGCTTCGAACGCCAGTGGTGGAAGTACGCCGGCAGCAAGGAAGACGCGATCAAAGAGCTCTTCTCGATGTCAGCCACGCGGTACTACCAGGTGCTCAATGCGTTGGTGGACCGCCCCGAGGCGCTGGCCGCCGACCCGATGCTGGTGAAGCGGCTGCGTCGGCTGCGGGCAAGCCGTCAGAAGGCGCGTGCTGCGCGGCGGCTCGGCTTCGATATCACCACCTAA
- a CDS encoding exodeoxyribonuclease III, translated as MRLATWNVNSIRTRVDRVVDWLERADVDVLAMQETKCTDAQFPMMPFEALGYEVAHVGLNQWNGVAIASRVGLDDVEIGFAGQPTWSSKPEEEAIAEARALGATCGGVRVWSLYVPNGRSLTDPHYAYKLDWLAALRDTAAGWLKEDPERPIALVGDWNIAPQDEDVWDMAAFDGKTHVSEPERAAFQAMHDAQFTDVVRSFTPGPGIYTYWDYTQLAFQKRRGMRIDFILGSPGLAARVTHAEIAKDERRPKKGTTAPSDHTPVVVDLS; from the coding sequence ATGCGCCTGGCCACCTGGAACGTCAACTCGATCCGAACCCGAGTGGACCGCGTGGTCGACTGGCTGGAGCGCGCCGACGTCGACGTGCTGGCCATGCAGGAAACCAAGTGCACCGACGCGCAGTTCCCGATGATGCCGTTCGAGGCGCTGGGTTACGAGGTGGCGCACGTCGGGCTCAATCAGTGGAACGGCGTGGCGATCGCCTCCCGCGTCGGCCTGGACGACGTCGAGATCGGGTTCGCGGGTCAACCGACCTGGAGCAGCAAGCCTGAGGAAGAGGCCATCGCCGAGGCGCGCGCACTGGGGGCCACCTGCGGCGGGGTGCGGGTGTGGAGCCTGTATGTACCCAACGGCCGCTCGCTGACCGACCCGCATTACGCCTACAAGCTGGATTGGCTTGCCGCCCTGAGGGATACCGCCGCCGGCTGGCTCAAGGAAGACCCGGAGCGGCCCATCGCACTGGTGGGTGACTGGAACATCGCGCCGCAGGACGAGGATGTCTGGGACATGGCCGCGTTCGACGGCAAGACGCATGTCTCCGAGCCCGAGCGGGCCGCCTTCCAGGCCATGCACGATGCCCAATTCACCGATGTGGTGCGGTCTTTCACGCCCGGGCCGGGGATCTACACGTACTGGGATTACACCCAGCTGGCATTCCAGAAGCGCCGCGGCATGCGCATCGACTTCATCCTCGGCTCCCCCGGCCTGGCCGCTCGGGTCACGCACGCCGAGATCGCGAAGGACGAGCGTCGCCCCAAGAAGGGCACCACCGCGCCCAGCGATCACACCCCGGTCGTCGTCGACCTCAGCTGA
- the sodC gene encoding superoxide dismutase[Cu-Zn], with amino-acid sequence MLKPVSVAVLFAAPVVALSACSPPGQVPSDTPGTTPAIWTGSPSPSAAPGAHGNGPGAPGPTGGETLTAELKTVDGTAVATADFQFADGFATVTVETTTPGKLSPGFHGLHLHSVGKCEANSVSPTGGAPGDFNSAGGHFQVPGHTGHPASGDLSSLQIRADGSGKLVTTTDAFTAEDLLAGTKTAIMIHEKSDNFANIPPEKYQQVIGGAPGPDQATMATGDAGSRVACGVIGAG; translated from the coding sequence ATGCTGAAGCCCGTCAGTGTTGCCGTCCTGTTCGCTGCCCCTGTTGTCGCGTTGAGCGCCTGCAGCCCTCCCGGCCAGGTGCCCTCCGACACGCCCGGTACCACTCCGGCGATCTGGACCGGATCGCCCTCGCCGTCGGCCGCTCCCGGTGCGCACGGCAACGGGCCCGGTGCGCCGGGCCCCACCGGTGGCGAGACCCTGACCGCAGAGCTCAAGACCGTCGACGGCACGGCCGTGGCAACCGCCGACTTCCAGTTCGCCGACGGCTTCGCGACCGTGACGGTCGAGACCACCACCCCGGGCAAGCTGTCTCCCGGATTCCACGGTCTGCACCTGCACTCGGTCGGCAAGTGTGAGGCCAACTCGGTGTCCCCGACCGGCGGCGCACCCGGCGACTTCAACTCCGCCGGAGGCCATTTCCAGGTGCCCGGACACACCGGGCATCCCGCCAGCGGTGACCTGAGCTCGCTGCAGATCCGTGCCGACGGCTCGGGCAAGTTGGTGACCACCACCGACGCGTTCACCGCCGAGGACCTGTTGGCCGGCACCAAGACCGCGATCATGATCCACGAGAAGTCGGACAACTTCGCCAACATCCCGCCGGAGAAGTACCAGCAGGTCATCGGCGGAGCCCCCGGCCCCGATCAGGCGACCATGGCCACCGGCGATGCCGGAAGCCGGGTGGCGTGCGGTGTTATCGGCGCAGGCTGA
- a CDS encoding LytR C-terminal domain-containing protein, producing the protein MNQRDSSGLPVRAMVMVLLFLGVVFLLVGLQALGSDDDSADQSSSVSTTSATATTKTSAKAAPAPEVKADVRVYNISEVAGAAETTANRLREAHWNVTDTGNLTLEGVAGTTVFFGETPGEKEAAEAVGKAIQAPVEPRRPELLEQPPGVIVVVTG; encoded by the coding sequence ATGAATCAGCGAGACTCCTCCGGGTTGCCCGTGCGGGCCATGGTGATGGTGCTGTTGTTCCTCGGGGTCGTATTCCTGCTGGTCGGTTTACAGGCGCTCGGCTCCGACGACGACTCAGCGGATCAGTCGTCGTCCGTGTCCACCACGTCCGCGACGGCCACCACGAAGACATCGGCAAAGGCCGCACCCGCCCCCGAGGTCAAGGCCGACGTGCGGGTGTACAACATCTCCGAGGTCGCAGGTGCGGCCGAGACCACGGCCAACCGTCTGCGCGAGGCGCACTGGAATGTCACCGACACCGGCAACCTGACGCTCGAAGGCGTCGCCGGCACCACGGTGTTCTTCGGTGAGACTCCGGGCGAGAAGGAAGCCGCCGAAGCTGTGGGCAAGGCGATCCAGGCACCCGTCGAACCCCGACGCCCCGAACTTCTCGAGCAACCACCGGGCGTGATCGTGGTCGTCACCGGCTAG
- a CDS encoding LOG family protein — MTEDDDNQPQIHGSVQLRRDRCATTTADLRLLDRRGPTDWAHTDPWRVMRIQGEFVDGFDALAEMPRAVTVFGSARTAPHSPEYRLGEELGVALVRAGYAVITGGGPGSMEAVNRGASESGGYSVGLGIELPFEQHLNHWVDLGINFRYFFVRKTMFIKYAQAFVCLPGGFGTLDELFEALTLVQTRKVTQFPIILMGVDYWSGLIDWIRNTVLAGGKISESDLALLHCTDSVAEAVELITESAR; from the coding sequence GTGACCGAGGACGACGACAACCAGCCTCAGATCCACGGTTCGGTGCAACTGCGCCGCGATCGATGTGCCACCACCACCGCCGATCTGCGGCTGCTGGACCGGCGCGGCCCCACCGACTGGGCGCACACCGATCCGTGGCGGGTGATGCGCATTCAGGGCGAGTTCGTCGACGGCTTCGATGCCCTCGCTGAAATGCCCAGGGCAGTCACGGTTTTTGGATCGGCGCGGACGGCACCGCATTCGCCCGAGTATCGGTTGGGCGAGGAACTGGGCGTCGCGTTGGTCCGGGCGGGCTATGCGGTGATCACCGGGGGCGGCCCGGGCTCTATGGAGGCGGTCAATCGCGGGGCCAGCGAGTCCGGCGGCTACTCCGTCGGACTCGGTATCGAGTTGCCCTTCGAACAGCACCTCAACCACTGGGTCGATCTCGGCATCAACTTCCGCTACTTCTTCGTCCGCAAAACCATGTTCATCAAATATGCGCAGGCATTCGTGTGCCTGCCGGGAGGATTCGGCACCCTCGACGAACTGTTCGAGGCGCTGACCCTGGTGCAGACCCGCAAGGTCACCCAGTTTCCGATCATCCTGATGGGCGTCGACTACTGGTCGGGCCTGATCGACTGGATCCGTAACACGGTGCTGGCCGGCGGAAAGATCTCCGAATCCGACCTGGCCCTGCTCCATTGCACCGACAGCGTGGCCGAAGCGGTGGAGCTCATCACCGAGTCGGCGCGATAG
- a CDS encoding LON peptidase substrate-binding domain-containing protein yields the protein MTVSPMFPLEVAMLPGQELPLRIFEPRYVAMVGDCMATPEPSFGAVLISAGREVGGGDRRCDVGALAKIVDCQELGIGKYRLLCVMGERIRVQRWLDDDPYPRAQIELWPDEAGEPADTARISDVEDRMVALLDLIGEARGTPIRSREIVESAGIDPENRLYALAARLPMGQADRYSLLAAPSEAARVEVLSEAVDTVTAMVEFQLSE from the coding sequence ATGACGGTCTCACCGATGTTTCCTCTCGAAGTGGCGATGCTGCCCGGTCAGGAGCTGCCGCTGCGGATCTTCGAACCGCGCTATGTCGCGATGGTGGGCGACTGCATGGCCACCCCGGAGCCGTCATTCGGGGCGGTGTTGATCTCGGCCGGTCGCGAGGTGGGCGGCGGTGACCGCCGGTGCGACGTCGGGGCCTTGGCCAAGATCGTGGACTGCCAGGAGTTGGGGATCGGCAAGTACCGGCTGTTGTGCGTGATGGGTGAGCGAATTCGGGTGCAGCGCTGGCTCGACGACGACCCATACCCGCGCGCCCAGATCGAACTCTGGCCCGATGAAGCGGGTGAGCCGGCAGACACCGCCCGCATCAGCGACGTCGAAGACCGGATGGTGGCATTGCTCGACCTGATCGGGGAGGCCCGCGGCACGCCGATCCGCAGCCGCGAGATCGTGGAGTCCGCCGGCATCGACCCGGAGAACCGCTTGTACGCCTTGGCCGCTCGGCTGCCCATGGGACAGGCCGACCGCTATTCACTGCTGGCCGCGCCGTCAGAGGCGGCCCGTGTCGAGGTGCTCAGCGAGGCCGTCGACACCGTCACCGCGATGGTGGAGTTCCAGCTCTCGGAGTAA
- a CDS encoding glutamate--cysteine ligase, with protein MLSAQADSRIDFAGSPRPTVGVEWEFALVDADTRDLSNGAAEVIAEVGETPHVHKELLRNTIEIVTGICENTGEAMDDLRSTLGPVRKIVHDRGMELFCAGTHPFAKWSAQQLTDAPRYAELIKRTQWWGRQMLIWGVHVHVGISSAHKVMPIISSLLNQYPHLLALSASSPFWEGEDTGYASNRSMMFQQLPTAGLPFQFQAWSEFEGFVHDQKKTGIIDHLNEIRWDIRPSPHLGTIEVRIFDGVSNVRELGALVALTHCLIVDLDRRLDAGEQLPTMPPWHVQENKWRAARYGLDAVIILDSDSNERLVTEDLDELLNRLEPVAKSLGCTDELASVTDIYRRGGSYQRQRRVAEENDGDLREVVDALVGELQL; from the coding sequence GTGTTATCGGCGCAGGCTGACAGCCGCATCGATTTCGCCGGGTCACCCCGGCCCACCGTCGGCGTCGAGTGGGAGTTCGCTCTCGTCGACGCCGACACCCGTGATCTGAGCAATGGCGCCGCCGAGGTGATCGCCGAGGTCGGCGAGACCCCGCACGTGCACAAGGAGTTGCTGCGCAACACCATCGAGATCGTCACCGGAATCTGTGAGAACACCGGTGAGGCGATGGATGACCTGCGCAGCACCCTCGGCCCCGTCCGCAAGATCGTGCACGACCGCGGCATGGAGCTGTTCTGCGCGGGCACCCATCCGTTCGCGAAATGGTCGGCGCAACAGCTGACCGATGCGCCGCGGTATGCCGAGCTGATCAAGCGCACCCAGTGGTGGGGGCGGCAGATGCTGATCTGGGGCGTGCATGTGCACGTCGGGATCTCCTCGGCCCACAAGGTGATGCCGATCATCTCCTCACTGCTCAACCAGTACCCGCATCTGCTGGCACTCTCGGCGTCCTCACCGTTCTGGGAGGGCGAGGACACCGGATATGCGAGCAACCGGTCGATGATGTTTCAGCAGTTGCCCACCGCCGGCCTGCCGTTCCAATTCCAGGCCTGGTCCGAGTTCGAGGGATTCGTCCACGATCAGAAGAAGACCGGCATCATCGACCACCTCAACGAGATTCGTTGGGACATCCGGCCGTCACCGCACCTGGGCACCATCGAGGTGCGGATCTTCGACGGAGTGTCGAATGTGCGTGAACTCGGTGCGCTGGTCGCGTTGACCCACTGCCTCATCGTCGACCTGGATCGCCGGCTCGACGCGGGTGAGCAGTTGCCGACCATGCCGCCGTGGCATGTGCAGGAGAACAAGTGGCGCGCCGCCCGCTACGGGCTGGACGCCGTGATCATCCTCGACTCGGACAGCAACGAACGGCTGGTCACCGAGGATCTCGACGAACTCCTGAATCGCCTTGAGCCGGTAGCCAAGTCATTGGGATGCACCGACGAGTTGGCCTCGGTGACCGACATCTACCGCCGCGGCGGTTCCTATCAACGGCAGCGTCGCGTGGCCGAGGAGAACGACGGCGACCTGCGCGAGGTCGTCGACGCCCTGGTCGGCGAACTCCAACTGTGA
- a CDS encoding peptide deformylase: MAVVPICIVGDPVLHTPTEPVPVGPDGSLPADLPELIQTMFETMDAANGVGLAANQIGVSKRLFVYDCAPTRGQVTRRRGVVINPVLETSEIPETMPDPDDDEEGCLSVPGENFPTGRADWARVTGLDADGSPVTLEGTDLFARMLQHETGHLDGFLYIDRLVGRHARAAKKTVKRNGWGVPGLSWMPGEDPDPFGH; the protein is encoded by the coding sequence ATGGCCGTTGTACCGATTTGCATCGTCGGGGATCCCGTTCTGCACACACCGACCGAGCCGGTGCCCGTCGGCCCGGACGGCTCGCTGCCCGCGGATCTGCCCGAACTCATCCAGACCATGTTCGAGACCATGGACGCCGCGAACGGGGTTGGCTTGGCCGCCAACCAGATCGGTGTATCCAAGCGGTTGTTCGTCTACGACTGCGCCCCGACACGCGGCCAGGTGACGCGGCGTCGCGGAGTCGTCATCAACCCGGTGCTGGAGACCTCCGAGATCCCCGAGACGATGCCGGACCCCGATGACGACGAGGAAGGCTGCCTGTCCGTGCCGGGCGAGAATTTCCCGACCGGCCGGGCCGACTGGGCACGGGTCACGGGCCTCGATGCCGACGGTTCCCCGGTCACTCTCGAGGGCACCGACTTGTTTGCCCGGATGCTGCAGCACGAAACCGGGCACCTCGACGGATTCCTCTACATCGACCGCCTCGTGGGCCGGCACGCTCGGGCCGCGAAGAAGACCGTCAAGCGCAACGGTTGGGGTGTTCCAGGCCTGTCCTGGATGCCCGGCGAGGATCCCGACCCGTTCGGCCACTGA
- a CDS encoding N-acetylglutamate synthase, CG3035 family, with amino-acid sequence MPELPALGSRVSLRYQLPPGSAKPLTDVIGHLEQREPTVLIRTKDGELVDVAPTDIVSVRELSHAPVRASEIRALEHAAALAWPGVEQHWLGGWLLRAGHGITSRANSAIPLDMSAQIADLSAVRDWYRDRDLPAWLALPERLLPIRTPGIKPARVMVRPLALPATPPPAIPPPATPPNVTPAQPSPSSVTLAQQPDTQWRRIYERDVPLDVLTAVVDGQLTFATLPDRAVGRGAVTSAPDGTAWLGISSVRVAPAYRRRGHARAVCEALLSWGAEAGAQQAYVQVEVDNPAAITLYTSLGFRLHHQTRYVTADDVLGPP; translated from the coding sequence ATGCCTGAGTTACCCGCACTCGGGTCCCGGGTCAGCCTGCGTTATCAGCTGCCACCCGGATCGGCCAAGCCGCTCACCGACGTCATCGGGCACCTCGAACAACGGGAGCCGACGGTGCTGATCCGCACCAAGGACGGTGAACTCGTCGACGTCGCGCCGACCGACATCGTGAGCGTGCGCGAACTGTCGCACGCCCCGGTACGGGCCTCGGAGATCCGTGCGCTCGAGCATGCGGCGGCACTGGCGTGGCCGGGCGTCGAGCAGCACTGGCTGGGCGGCTGGCTGCTGCGCGCCGGGCACGGCATCACCAGCCGCGCGAACTCCGCTATCCCGTTGGACATGTCGGCGCAGATCGCCGATCTGTCCGCGGTCCGCGACTGGTACCGGGACCGTGACCTGCCGGCCTGGCTGGCGCTGCCCGAGCGGCTGCTGCCGATTCGCACCCCGGGGATCAAGCCGGCCCGGGTGATGGTGCGACCCCTCGCGCTCCCGGCCACCCCGCCCCCGGCCATCCCGCCGCCGGCCACCCCGCCCAATGTCACGCCAGCGCAACCCTCGCCGTCGAGTGTCACGCTGGCGCAGCAACCGGACACCCAGTGGCGCCGGATCTACGAACGCGACGTCCCGCTCGACGTGCTGACCGCCGTCGTCGACGGGCAGCTGACCTTCGCGACGCTGCCCGATCGCGCGGTCGGCCGCGGCGCCGTGACAAGCGCACCGGACGGCACGGCCTGGCTGGGCATCTCCTCGGTCCGCGTCGCCCCCGCCTACCGCCGCAGAGGCCACGCCCGGGCGGTGTGCGAGGCGCTTCTGTCCTGGGGCGCCGAGGCGGGTGCCCAGCAGGCCTACGTCCAGGTGGAGGTCGACAACCCTGCGGCCATCACGCTGTACACCTCGCTGGGTTTCCGGCTGCACCACCAAACCCGTTATGTCACTGCCGACGATGTCCTCGGTCCACCCTGA
- a CDS encoding IS3 family transposase yields the protein MSRFELMAAECASHDVTRMAQLLGVSTSGYYKHRYRLSASEPTPRVQRRRDLEVKILTHHKDSGGTYGSPRITADLHDAGERVSVNTVATIMADLGIEGISPRTFKTTTVVDPCASFPPDLVGRRFDQGRIDAVWSSDITYLSCGEGDMYLCAIRDEHSRRVLGWAVDDHMRTGLVTTAVDRAVFTRGGHVKGVILQSDRGTQYTSHDMAAAASAHGLRRSMGATGICWDNAGAEALWSTFKHEYYYRHTFATMAELIAAVDNWMRFYNHQRRHSAIGMRSPITYERSLNVTLEAS from the coding sequence GTGAGCCGGTTTGAGCTCATGGCCGCAGAGTGCGCCTCCCACGACGTGACCCGCATGGCCCAGCTGCTGGGGGTGTCCACCTCGGGCTACTACAAGCATCGGTACCGGCTGTCGGCCAGTGAGCCGACGCCACGGGTCCAACGACGCCGGGATCTGGAAGTCAAGATCTTGACCCACCACAAGGACTCCGGCGGCACCTACGGCTCGCCGCGGATCACCGCTGATCTGCACGACGCCGGAGAACGGGTATCGGTCAACACCGTCGCAACGATCATGGCCGACCTGGGCATCGAGGGCATCAGCCCACGCACCTTCAAAACGACCACGGTCGTCGATCCTTGTGCGTCGTTCCCGCCTGATCTGGTCGGCCGCCGGTTTGACCAGGGTCGTATAGATGCGGTGTGGTCCTCCGACATCACCTACCTGAGCTGCGGGGAAGGCGACATGTACCTGTGCGCGATCCGCGATGAGCATTCGCGCCGCGTCTTGGGCTGGGCGGTCGATGACCACATGCGCACCGGGTTGGTGACCACCGCGGTGGATCGGGCGGTGTTCACCCGCGGCGGCCACGTCAAGGGCGTCATACTGCAATCGGACCGCGGCACCCAGTACACCTCCCACGATATGGCTGCCGCAGCCAGCGCCCACGGGCTGCGGCGCTCTATGGGTGCCACCGGCATCTGCTGGGATAACGCCGGCGCGGAGGCGCTGTGGTCGACGTTCAAACATGAGTACTACTACCGGCACACTTTCGCCACAATGGCTGAATTGATTGCAGCAGTTGACAATTGGATGCGATTCTACAATCATCAACGTCGGCATTCAGCGATCGGAATGCGCTCACCCATCACCTACGAGCGCAGCCTGAATGTCACCCTGGAAGCAAGCTAA